The segment GTGTTTTGTGTAAAGACcctatttataaaaaattaagtCTAAACATTATTAGGAAAATATTTAGTTCTttttatcttttctttttttcattatagCACTATGCTTggatgtatttatattattttaatgagctttttgtttgtcttttttgttttaattgagttcatttttaatttaccCTATTCTTTAaacaatttaacattttataactGAATCATAAGGTCAGAATGTGACTCATGGGTATTTATTAGAGGGCAAAGAAGCACCAAAATGTCAATATTATGGCGCtaagtcatttataaaaaaattgagTCTGCCCAATTTTTAATTGAGACAACAAAATGACTTGTGAGATGGATCCAGAAATGGATCCTctcttaaataataatttatatacacAATAATTCTTCAAGTTGATTTTTATCAATTATTTGCatctattgattttttttttttttttttttttttaaataaaaattgaatgtTGAATTTGTATCTATTAAATAACTTGTGAAGCTCTAATGGCAATAAACTTACAATATACTTGCAACCAACTTTAAGGTCAGAATGATTGCATAGCCATCATCTGCCTGGAGTGTcagattaaaaatgaatgtagtTCACAGCATTATTACTAAATGTCAAATTGATCTGAATTTGTACTTTTGTCTCACTTAGGGGCACTACAACCCGCCGTTTTGTTGGACACACCAAGGATGTTCTTAGCGTGGCTTTCTCTGCTGACAACCGTCAGATTGTGTCTGGTTCCAGAGACAAGACCATCAAGCTGTGGAACACCCTGGGAGTCTGCAAGTACACCATCCAGGTAGACATCCTTAATGTCAGAGTAGTTTACCAGGAGCCTTGCCCATCATCAGGGTTCTTGTGGGTccctaaaaattcttaaaatgtCTTCAACTTTTGTCTTAAATTCTGATAGTTTTAATTCAAAAGTATCTTTAGAGGTGTAACAAAAGTTTGAGATTTTCTTAAATTTGCGGACGGTATTATAGGAATTGCAATACAGCCTAAAGTGATTTATTAAACTGCAAAAAGTGGATTTAAAAAGTGTCATAAAAGCAGCACGGAGGTGAACACCAGTTCAACACACAGTGATGGCGCACAAGTGGTGAGCattgcgtcttcactaaactttgtcagttgtatttgccagtttggacattcaagcgatttttGACGATTGGATGTATATTATTTCGAGCTACCGTGCTCACACAGCTCCattgtggcacgaacactcatacaaacagtagctgcGCAAAATGTGAAGATCATGCGCACATAGAGGAACCCAGAAACTAGTTGTCAGTGCTGTCCAGTGAACTCAAGAAacagtagcttagaaactcaagttattatagcatatatCTTTCTACTTTTTTAAGGagctatttacaacccacagcttcacaattagagagacggtatgaccaATTCTCACAAGCAATcgcttgtactgttactgtacTAAtttctttatctgatttacaacgagcagaaatctgtaagaaatgttacgaaccatagataaaataactgctgatagtgagcagttatgtcagatcactctttcaataggaaaaaatatcctgcctttaatagtcaatcatatttacagtacatatcttgtcagtgaactatgaggggaagggaaaaaaaacaaacaaaataattgcTCTAActgtaatcgaggtaaaatgttcagttAATCgtggttttgattttaggccataatcgtccagccctagatTAAAACATGGGCAATTCACGTTTATTTATACATCACTTAATAATACATTGTTTCAAAGCCACTTTACAGAAAACCCATGTTTCAATATTACAATTTAGGAGGTATTGTCAATCAGTCAGAGATGTGTATCAAAGTAATGTCCGTATGGCAGTAATATACAgctataatttaatattatgtgCTTATTGTCATGTAGTCACCAGGCAGGTGTAGAAGCAAGAATACTAGTTCctagtatgcctagtaagagcttgattagctgtttcaagtgtgtttaattggggttagagctaaactttgcaggacagtggtcctccgggagcaggattggacacccctgagttaaagggatggttcttcccgaaatgaaaattgtcattaattactcaccttcatgttcttgtccaaactcgtaagactttcgttcatcttcggtaaacatgtaaacattgatcagcaaacaagcagaagctcaaccgaacctgaatgactcacaagaacaaacctcttccggaagctcaaacatgctgtgtaACGCACAacaatgaacctcattggttacgcaggtttagaacgacatgagggcgagtaactaatgacagaatttacattttggggtgaaacGCATGTCAGACAGCGATTACAACTTGTGCTCATAATGATTACAATATAAGGAcaatattagaataatttttgAAATTGTGTTGATCCAAAGTTGCCATCATCTGAAATCTTCGCAATTGACGGCGTCACCTAAAAACCTTGCAAAGGCTGGATCCAGACTGGAGCTGGTGCAATCTGTAATCTATAGAATCAGAAGAAGCAAAATAATTGGCATAGCTGATGTTCATAGTATTTTAGACTACAGATAAACATGTATATTTGGAACTTTCATCAGATAAAATGGTACAAGCTTACGAAAAGAattgtgaatgcttggctaaagagatgtcTTTAATCTTGATTCAAACAGTGTGTGTCTGAGCCctgaacattatcaggaaaGCATGTCTTgaaaacatgatgcatgatttATTTTGAGATTGTATGGGTTTGTTGTAACTTCTATATGGACATaacatattaattttatttgaagatctttaaaatgtcataaatttgactttaaaaacTCTACAGATTCCCTAATGTTTAGATTAGTTGGTGCTGTTCTGAAGCCCTTTATTTCAACTTTCATCCACAGGATGACAGTCACACTGAGTGGGTGTCATGTGTGCGTTTCTCTCCCAATAGCAGCAACCCCATCATTGTGTCCTGCGGCTGGGACAAAATGGTCAAGGTGAGACCTCATTTTAATGTAAACTATAATTGTTGATCTGTGTCTTTGTAATGACTTTACCCTGTGATTAAAGAAATTACATTCTTATTGTCTGAGCTCTTGGGCTCTGTTGACAAGTCCTGCAATTATGATGGGTAATGGATTAAAACCATTAACATGCAAGTGAACAATATGGATAACTTGCATAAATCAACTTAATATTTGCTAATGCATCCAGTTTGATTTGTGTTTGTTATAGGTATGGAATCTTGCTAACTGCAAGCTGAAGACCAACCACATTGGCCACACTGGATACCTGAACACAGTGACCGTGTCTCCTGATGGATCTCTGTGTGCGTCCGGTGGAAAGGTAATACATTCTTTTTCCTGTTATCATTACTGAAGTTAATAAATTGGACCTGACCAGGTTTAGTGTTAAAGAGATGATGAAACCCAAACTTAACGCCATCTGCATTCCATGTGATGACACAGAGGCTGTTTctgatctgaaaaaaaaaaaaaaagttgtatgaAATCATTAGGAAGTTGATTAAATGTGCATTAGCTTTTCAATCCGTATTTGTGTTTGTCCTCATATTTCAGGATGGGCAAGCCATGCTATGGGACCTGAATGAAGGCAAGCACCTTTACACCCTGGATGGTGGTGACACCATCAACGCCCTTTGCTTCAGCCCCAACCGCTACTGGCTGTGTGCTGCCACTGGACCAAGCATCAAGATCTGGGTGAGTTTATCTACATGCACCTTTCTCattcatattatataatgtaaaaGACTATAAGATAAATTTCCCTTTCAATGTAAAGGgatttatattttgaagttGAAATGAAATTGATTTACGATTTAGTGTCTTCCCTGTAATgacgtatatccaagtgaaacagtttctcgaacaaaaaaaacaaaaaaaattgggTGGGTGGGACTTTATTTTGTTCATGGGGGAATTGACTggatgattggatggttgtgggtttctattggtggatctcatgtgagtgacaggttgtcccgccctagCGCCAGTAAATGTGTCAGAAGaaatgctgcaagagggagggaaaaagttattttgataAAACCTTATGGGGGCACATGAATAAAGTGTAcagacaaataatttataatactgcaatattacattaaagaattatcattttttatttcattgtgacTAAAAGTAATCATTTATATGGGAGCACAGGGTTCAGCGATGAAACTCTGTGCCTTTTGTAACTATGATGATAAAGAGGGCTTTCtgagaattattggcttcagcAGAAATATCACTTTCATACTGCTGTTGCAAAGCTTGACTGTATTGTCTCAACAGGATCTGGAGGGCAAGATCATTGTTGATGAGCTGAGGCAGGACATCATTACCACCAACAGCAAGGCTGAGCCACCTCAGTGCACTTCTCTGGCCTGGTCTGCTGATGGACAGGTGGGTTTTACAGCAACCTTTTCTGCCTGGAATGAGTTCCTGGACTTGCATCTCATCAGTCACTGATTTGGTGTCTTGTGCTTATTTGATGGCCATAAATTCTGGTTGGAGCAGCTTCCCCATTGATTATTCCCAATCACTTATAACATCTGAAACCTTATGGTGACAGTCCTGCAAATATGAGGGGGCAGTAATATGCTTTTAAATCAATAGTAAAGTTCTTCTAAAACAATGCCTGATAATTCCTCTCTTTTCTCATCACAGACTCTCTTTGCTGGCTACACTGACAACCTGATCAGAGTGTGGCAGGTGACCATTGGAACCAGATAAAAGCCTTTTCTAATGCCTGAATAAAAACGTTTTAAAAAGATTTATAATTGACTGTGTGTTTACTTTCATTTCTCTGCCTTTCAATAAACTAAGAACTGACATGTAACCATGTGAGTCACTGAAAGAGGTTTGTaaagccactagagggcgctaCTGCATCTTAATGTAATATATGCAACTGTAACCTAGCAACAAGGACAACAAACACGACTCTTCCCATAGGACGCGACATGATACAGGCGCCTAAatgaaataactatttttatatattgtagGTAAGAAAATCGTGTTAATTTTGCTTGTATTTTGGTAACTGACTATTTGCACTATATAATTGAGAAATGCAGCCTTGCCAATTCAAACAACTTAGAATTTAACCGTGAAAAAGTCCAATAATTGCAGTGAAATTGTGTAAAACTAGCTGATTTAAAGTAATGGAGAGCGACAGTCCTCAAAAACAGATGCCAGAACCTCGTATCTTCGTGGAGAGAACTTTGGCTTTAATCAAACCTGATGCCATCCACAAAACTGACGAAATAGAGGACGTTATTCTTCAGTCTGGATTTACAATTCTGCAGGTACGTAAGTGGAAAGATAGCACATTTGTACTAAATATTTTACGTGATGCATAAGATGGTTTCTGGAATATAGACAATCGCtaaatttgtcattttggaAGCACAAGACAGTCACGTGATGTCTGATGCAACTACTTTACACTATGAGGCtggtgaaatcatgtgatttcagttttAAGCCACAGCAGAAATATACTATCAACTGACGTCTCATATTTTGTTGCCAGcctggatttaaaaaaaaaaaaaaaaacagtatctGCAGAATATTTGCTTTCTTGTGTTTCTTATTTAACAGAAAAGGCGTCTTCAGCTGAGTCCAGAGCAATGCAGTGATTTCTATGCTGAGCATTATGGGAAGCTGTATTTTCCCCATCTGACTGCCTTCATGAGCTCAGGACCGGTTGTTGCTCTAGCACTGGCCCGACACCAGGCTATTGCCACCTGGAAAGCTATAATGGGACCAGTCAGCAGCATAAAGGCTAGAGAGACACATCCCGACTGGTAATGAATGTCATTGAATGAATCTCTCTCTATGCAGGtggtttaataataaaatggatGACTTATGAAGCTAAATTCTCATGTACTGTTGGGACAACTATCACTGCACCATTTTCTGTTCCTTTCAAACTCCTGGCCAAATAAATGGATACTTTTGTTGGATTTTATGCACTTGAGGCTAATAATTTACAAAGCTATTGTTCATTGCAATGACTAAatcaatcatgttttttttcctctttctgGAAAATACACTACTGGGTCCACATCAACATGTCACCATCAGTCTGAGGGCGAGACTGGGCACATGTGACCTGCGGAATGCTGTGCATGGCAGTGAATCCTTCTCTGCTGCTGAGAGGGAGATCAGGTTCATGTTTCCCAACTGTGAGTGAATCTAACCCTAAAGTTTAATGAAGATTTAagcataaaaaatgtttttttattattatttgtcatCTATTTCAGCTGTGATTGAACCCATTCCTATGGGAGATGCTGCCAAAGATTATCTGAGCCGGTATGTCAGCCCAACACTTCTCACTGGACTGACAGAGCTGTGCAAGAAAAAGCCAGTGGACCCCTTTGTAAGTCTttttataaaagtattaaagtaATTCTAAAAAGattctttaaaatatgtaatgctTTGTTTCCCAAAAGAAACTACAGGAATTACAtgaggacaaaaaaatgacagaattttcatttttgggtgaatcatTTCTTCACCAAAAACTGTAATTCCAATTTCCTTTTCTTTGACACCCTGAGCCCAGTTGTTCAATAAATTCAAACGGATTTCAGCTATCcgattggatcaaatcttgaaaatgggttgttcaaaagaagaaaaaaaagtaagctgaaatcagattagatcacATAATCCAATCATGGTTTTGATCTTAATCAAACCTTAAGTATGTATTGTTCAAACTTTTTAGAATTGGGATACCTTTGATCCAAAGAAATATGGATTATCCTGATCCCAGGTGATGGTTTAATTCTGGATGGATTTCAGGAACAAACACTTTAAAACTGgctaaaataatacaataataaatattaataattaatatatttatattttgcatttgtTTAACCCCAACAGCTATCGATATCTAACAAGCTGTCATTTATCACTGTATAGTAATTACATTTGAAACAGTTAAAAGATGTTTCATCCCTTATTccttatttttcttgtttttgttgtgggTCATATGAGGCATTTGGCTGTAACTGAAAATGCAAAGGGATGTCTGTATTGATTTATTGTGCTAATTTCTCTCTTCAAATAAAAACACTTATAACAGTCAGCATGGGATCACATTTTATCTGTTGCCTGTAGCCTGTAGCCCCATTGTTAGTGATCCAATCTAATGTTGCTTTGAAAAACTGGCACTATAGTAAAATGGATTACAAGACATGGGATTTACAAATACGAGACATTCTGATTCtaattaaactttttgaacaactgcGCCTTGGTTTTGTTATTTATCTATACGCTGTTTACTCAGTTATTTTTGTACTGTATCATTTTTCTTTACAGACATGGCTTGCTGACTGGCTGATGAATAATAACCCTAATAAGCCCAAAATATCTGATGGAACAGTAGTGAAGCCAACTACTACTGCCTAGACCGATTTGTTTTTCAAGCAACAA is part of the Megalobrama amblycephala isolate DHTTF-2021 linkage group LG23, ASM1881202v1, whole genome shotgun sequence genome and harbors:
- the rack1 gene encoding guanine nucleotide-binding protein subunit beta-2-like 1 encodes the protein MTEQMTVRGTLKGHSGWVTQIATTPQFPDMILSASRDKTIIMWKLTRDETNYGIPQRALRGHSHFVSDVVISSDGQFALSGSWDGTLRLWDLTTGTTTRRFVGHTKDVLSVAFSADNRQIVSGSRDKTIKLWNTLGVCKYTIQDDSHTEWVSCVRFSPNSSNPIIVSCGWDKMVKVWNLANCKLKTNHIGHTGYLNTVTVSPDGSLCASGGKDGQAMLWDLNEGKHLYTLDGGDTINALCFSPNRYWLCAATGPSIKIWDLEGKIIVDELRQDIITTNSKAEPPQCTSLAWSADGQTLFAGYTDNLIRVWQVTIGTR
- the nme5 gene encoding nucleoside diphosphate kinase homolog 5, translated to MESDSPQKQMPEPRIFVERTLALIKPDAIHKTDEIEDVILQSGFTILQKRRLQLSPEQCSDFYAEHYGKLYFPHLTAFMSSGPVVALALARHQAIATWKAIMGPVSSIKARETHPDCLRARLGTCDLRNAVHGSESFSAAEREIRFMFPNSVIEPIPMGDAAKDYLSRYVSPTLLTGLTELCKKKPVDPFTWLADWLMNNNPNKPKISDGTVVKPTTTA